Sequence from the Nitrospirota bacterium genome:
TATATCATGCAGGATTGCGGAGATCTGTAATTTATCCAATATATCTTTGGATAATCCGAGTACCCTGCCTATTGCAAGGCTGTAATTCATCACCCTCTTTGTATGGCCTCCTGTATATGGGTCTCTCAAATCTATGGTCTCTGCAAGTACCTCCGCAGTTGTTATAAAGGTGTCTTTAAGCTCATGATAAAGATTTGAATTTTCAATTGCTATTGCAACCTGGTTTGCAAGGGCCATAAATATCTCAAGGTCTCCGACAACAAATTTTCCTTCCTTTTTATTTATTGCCTCAAGAACCCCGATAATCTTATCCTTTGTTTTTACCGGCACGCATATAATATTCCTTGTTACAAAATCTGTCTTTTCATCTGCACCCTTAAAGAATCTTGTGTCTGATTTAACATCATGGATGATTGCAGGTTCTCCATTTTGAGCTACCCATCCTGCTATTCCCTGACCTGCTTTTAGCCTTACCTCTTTTATCTTACTTTTACTCTCACCAAGGGCTACTTCAAAAAACAGTTCGCCGGTTTCAGAGTCAA
This genomic interval carries:
- a CDS encoding HD-GYP domain-containing protein, encoding MDLEKRLSQLETLIIVSGMVNSSLDPLVIREKTIDAAMRLLDAEAASLLLIDSETGELFFEVALGESKSKIKEVRLKAGQGIAGWVAQNGEPAIIHDVKSDTRFFKGADEKTDFVTRNIICVPVKTKDKIIGVLEAINKKEGKFVVGDLEIFMALANQVAIAIENSNLYHELKDTFITTAEVLAETIDLRDPYTGGHTKRVMNYSLAIGRVLGLSKDILDKLQISAILHDIGKIGIRDDILMKEGKLNQDEFEKMQMHPRFGAELLNHVKQLKEIAPGVRGHHEKYDGSGYPDKLAGKDIPLAARIITVADTVDAMMTNRPYRNALTIDDAMKELEKYTGTQFDGEIVAAFIKAYKEA